One region of Fragaria vesca subsp. vesca linkage group LG4, FraVesHawaii_1.0, whole genome shotgun sequence genomic DNA includes:
- the LOC101305940 gene encoding UDP-glycosyltransferase 75D1-like: MVQHRFIVIAYPAQGHINPSLQLAKRLIRTTGAHVTFVNTVYAHRRMANSLTIPCRLTFAPFSDGYDDGTKPEDDSEHVLSELRSRSSKAIVDLVKTGANEGHPYTCIVYTLLLSWVGGVATELHLPSALAWIQPATVFDIYYYYFNGYKDLIRNNTGDENNDPSFALELPGLPLLLKKRDLPSFILASNPYSSALPLFEDQFEKLGKLSKPIILVNTFNALEPEALRAIDKYNLIGIGPLMPSAFLDGKDPSDKSFGGDLIQKSKNSAYLEWLNSKPVESVIYVSFGSFSVLSKTQMEELAKGLLDYGRPFLWVIRENQKNGGGKEEKEEQELSCRAELEELGKIVPWCSQVEVLSNPSLGCFVTHCGWNSSMESLVSGVPVVAFPQWTDQCTNAKLIEETWKTGIRVAPNEEGVVVDEELTRCLELVMGGEELRRNAKKWKELAREAVSEGGSSDKNLKAFLEEIEKGYVC; encoded by the coding sequence ATGGTTCAACATCGCTTCATTGTCATAGCTTATCCAGCTCAAGGACACATCAATCCCTCCCTCCAGTTAGCAAAGCGCCTCATCCGCACCACTGGTGCTCATGTCACGTTTGTCAACACCGTCTACGCCCATCGCCGCATGGCCAACAGCTTAACTATTCCTTGTCGCTTAACCTTTGCCCCCTTCTCCGATGGCTACGACGACGGGACTAAACCTGAAGACGATAGTGAGCATGTCCTTAGTGAGCTAAGGAGTCGCAGCTCGAAAGCGATCGTGGATCTTGTCAAAACTGGTGCGAACGAGGGCCACCCTTACACTTGCATAGTGTACACTTTACTTCTCTCTTGGGTCGGGGGAGTGGCCACTGAGCTTCATCTGCCAAGCGCTCTCGCTTGGATTCAGCCGGCCACAGTGTTCGACATATACTACTATTACTTCAATGGGTACAAAGATCTAATCAGGAACAATACCGGTGATGAAAACAATGACCCTTCCTTTGCCCTAGAACTACCAGGACTACCACTATTGTTGAAGAAGCGCGACCTTCCCTCCTTCATTCTGGCTTCAAATCCTTACAGTTCCGCTCTCCCATTGTTTGAAGATCAGTTCGAGAAACTTGGGAAACTAAGCAAGCCAATCATACTGGTCAACACGTTCAATGCACTAGAACCCGAGGCCTTACGAGCAATTGACAAGTACAACTTGATCGGAATCGGGCCTTTAATGCCATCTGCATTCTTGGACGGCAAGGATCCATCCGATAAATCATTTGGAGGCGATCTTATACAGAAGTCGAAGAATTCAGCGTACCTAGAATGGCTGAACTCAAAGCCAGTAGAGTCTGTCATCTACGTCTCATTTGGGAGCTTTTCCGTGCTGTCCAAGACTCAAATGGAAGAACTTGCAAAAGGGTTGCTGGATTATGGACGTCCGTTTCTGTGGGTGATTAGAGAAAACCAAAAGAATGGAGGAGGTAAGGAAGAAAAAGAAGAACAAGAACTGAGTTGTAGAGCGGAACTAGAAGAGCTTGGGAAGATAGTCCCGTGGTGTAGTCAGGTGGAGGTTCTGTCAAATCCTTCATTAGGGTGTTTTGTAACACATTGTGGCTGGAATTCAAGCATGGAGAGTTTGGTTTCTGGGGTACCGGTAGTGGCGTTTCCTCAGTGGACAGATCAATGCACTAATGCAAAATTGATAGAGGAGACGTGGAAGACAGGAATTAGGGTTGCGCCGAATGAGGAGGGTGTTGTTGTGGATGAGGAGCTGACGAGGTGCCTGGAGTTGGTCATGGGAGGTGAAGAGTTGAGAAGGAATGCTAAGAAATGGAAGGAGTTGGCGAGAGAGGCTGTGAGTGAAGGTGGTTCATCTGACAAAAATCTGAAGGCATTTCTCGAGGAGATTGAAAAAGGCTATGTGTGCTAG
- the LOC101299176 gene encoding uncharacterized protein LOC101299176 isoform 1, producing MGLEVQIEPVFGQLTVEWAVLGSTVPPRQFLFHLHAPDTLRLGIHVTDFHSNTWEAVRSVSQLEDMQDSIGVGGSWSEFIDYLVNSIKSEDTKLVLEGCSDSDGAVNAKLVAQKSKGMPKISIALTKLVGLAATEAIANFSLRLFKEFKSINDSFVEERERSMQLSKVVSAEKERNESIQSQLEQYTKRQKIQRIGSSDVNGAQNSPEKQTARDTKSIKVVNRVVPAYRRAKVRGAVLQDIEDET from the coding sequence ATGGGATTAGAGGTCCAGATAGAGCCTGTTTTCGGCCAGCTCACGGTTGAGTGGGCTGTACTGGGCTCAACTGTGCCGCCGCGGCAGTTCTTGTTCCACCTTCATGCCCCGGATACTTTGCGCCTTGGAATTCATGTCACTGATTTCCATTCTAATACATGGGAGGCTGTACGGTCGGTTAGTCAGCTCGAGGACATGCAGGACAGCATTGGAGTAGGAGGCAGTTGGTCAGAGTTCATTGACTACCTTGTAAATTCCATAAAGTCTGAAGATACAAAGCTTGTTTTAGAGGGATGTTCAGACTCGGATGGTGCTGTGAATGCAAAGTTGGTTGCTCAGAAGTCTAAAGGAATGCCTAAAATTTCCATTGCTCTCACAAAGCTTGTGGGCTTGGCTGCTACTGAGGCTATTGCAAATTTCTCTCTTCGGCTATTCAAGGAGTTCAAAAGCATCAATGACTCTTTTGTAGAAGAACGTGAGCGGTCTATGCAATTATCCAAAGTGGTATCAGCAGAAAAGGAAAGAAATGAGAGCATCCAGAGCCAACTCGAGCAGTATACTAAGAGGCAAAAGATACAACGGATCGGTTCTTCAGACGTTAATGGTGCACAAAACTCTCCAGAAAAACAAACTGCTCGAGATACAAAATCAATTAAAGTTGTCAATCGGGTGGTGCCTGCATATCGCAGGGCAAAAGTACGTGGTGCTGTTCTGCAGGATATCGAAGATGAAACTTAG
- the LOC101305369 gene encoding uncharacterized protein LOC101305369 has product MALTKWQAGVLANRPLVNRGSESKDLQGLHTLLHLISVLIGILQWISNIVLSGNSNIAVQDKASKTVLYQGKSSEEGLFLFKSPPVSSISQPYPSAFVSSASSLPKARCTDSYFLILKQKLLYPLRRMPSKSLNMSSPYELLFHEPPDITQLKIFGSSCYPYLRPYAYDKLDPRTTQYVFLGYALGYKGVFCYSISQNKLWMSRHVIHDESVFPFHNSKFSVSSPIDSAIFFPSCTPLTTLYSSRMPVQSSSVHNTCATIHGISSAVNISSLGATTNSVENPFVHTHNDENAHNVGNAASVDITQSDFNIKHASTGVDMSVENPFDFNIEHASTGVDMSVANPSVGNSDMIVENAVAGTDNGSNGAHCTNGGNMLVENAVAGTENGLNGAHCTNGGNMLVENACTGLVQNNLSALSESELNALQFGTRLVAQGFSQSKGLDYDETFSPVVRHSTVRVILALAAMNNWELRQLDVKNAFLHGDLKEEVYMFQPQGFVDSEHPNYVCLLRKSLYGLKQAPRAWNEKFTNFLPRSDTTCIHEVISELSMVFDMKDLGSLSYFLGLEVTKVRKGILLSQTKYAKDLLAKAGMESINTCSSPCLPHAQMTADQDVHYAAVKRILRYLKGTIQKGIFYSSTGVLSNAVTVKAFCDADWAGEVIQKRSTTGFIVYLGLCPVSWQSKKQGTVSRSSTESEYRSLANTAAEISWIRHLLCDLKIQIPCAPLLKCDNLSALALASNPVFHSKIKHLGNDFHFVRERVQRNDLRLEYVSTTEQTADILLKGLASPIFKTHCINLRLVSLAELEGGC; this is encoded by the exons ATGGCTCTGACCAAATGGCAAGCTGGTGTTCTGGCGAATAGGCCTTTGGTGAACAGAGGATCTGAGAGCAAAGATCTCCAAGGATTGCATACCCTCCTGCATTTGATCAGCGTCTTGATTGGGATTCTGCAGTGGATATCGAATATTGTGTTGTCTGGCAACT CTAATATTGCTGTGCAGGACAAGGCATCCAAAACAGTGCTTTACCAAGGAAAGAGTAGTGAGGAAGGATTGTTCCTATTCAAGTCTCCACCAGTATCTTCCATTTCTCAACCTTATCCATCTGCTTTTGTCAGTTCAGCTTCTTCCCTTCCA AAGGCAAGATGCACAGACTCCTATTTTTTGATTCTGAAACAAAAACTTCTGTACCCTTTACGAAG AATGCCTAGCAAATCTTTGAACATGTCCTCTCCATATGAGCTTTTATTTCATGAACCTCCAGATATTACTCAACTGAAAATCTTTGGCTCCTCATGTTATCCATATCTCAGACCATATGCTTATGATAAATTGGACCCTAGAACAACACAGTATGTCTTCTTGGGTTATGCCTTAGGTTATAAGGGAGTCTTTTGTTACAGTATTTCTCAAAATAAACTTTGGATGTCACGACATGTGATTCATGATGAAAGTGTTTTTCCGTTTCATAATTCCAAGTTTTCAGTGTCTTCTCCGATTGATTCTGCTATTTTCTTTCCATCTTGTACTCCTCTCACTACTCTTTATTCTTCTCGGATGCCTGTCCAATCATCTTCAGTTCATAATACATGTGCTACTATACATGGTATATCCTCAGCAGTAAACATTTCTTCTCTTGGAGCTACTACCAATTCAGTTGAGAATCCATTTGTTCATACACATAATGATGAGAATGCTCATAATGTTGGCAATGCAGCTAGTGTTGATATTACTCAAAGTGATTTTAATATTAAGCATGCAAGTACTGGTGTTGATATGTCAGTTGAGAATCCATTTGATTTTAATATTGAGCATGCAAGTACTGGTGTTGATATGTCAGTTGCAAATCCATCAGTTGGAAATTCAGATATGATAGTTGAGAATGCAGTTGCAGGTACTGACAATGGTTCAAATGGTGCACATTGCACTAATGGTGGTAATATGTTAGTTGAGAATGCAGTTGCAGGTACTGAGAATGGTTTAAATGGTGCTCATTGCACTAATGGTGGTAATATGTTAGTTGAGAATGCATGTACAGGTCTTGTACAAAATAATCTTTCTGCCCTGAGTGAGAGTGAACTGAATGCTTTGCAATTTGGAA CAAGGTTAGTTGCTCAAGGTTTCAGTCAGTCTAAAGGTCTTGATTATGATGAAACATTCAGTCCTGTGGTTAGGCATAGTACTGTTAGAGTGATATTAGCTCTTGCTGCTATGAATAATTGGGAGTTAAGACAGCTAGATGTCAAGAATGCATTTCTGCATGGGGATTTAAAGGAGGAAGTTTACATGTTTCAACCTCAAGGTTTTGTTGATTCTGAGCATCCCAATTATGTGTGTTTACTTCGAAAATCTCTCTATGGATTGAAACAAGCTCCAAGAGCTTGGAATGAGAAGTTCACCAACTTTCTTCCAA GGTCAGATACTACATGCATTCATGAAGTCATTTCTGAATTAAGCATGGTCTTTGACATGAAAGATCTTGGTTCTCTGTCATATTTTCTTGGCTTGGAAGTTACTAAAGTTCGGAAAGGAATTTTACTTAGTCAGACTAAGTATGCAAAGGATTTGCTTGCTAAAGCTGGAATGGAGTCTATTAACACTTGCAGTTCTCCTTGTCTTCCACATGCTCAGATGACAGCAGATCAAG ACGTTCATTATGCTGCTGTAAAAAGGATTTTGAGGTATCTAAAAGGTACAATTCAAAAGGGCATATTTTATAGTTCTACTGGTGTTTTATCTAATGCTGTGACTGTCAAAGCATTTTGTGATGCTGATTGGGCTGGGGAAGTGATACAGAAACGTTCTACTACTGGCTTTATAGTTTATCTTGGTTTGTGTCCAGTGTCTTGGCAATCTAAGAAACAAGGTACTGTCTCTAGGAGCTCTACAGAATCTGAGTACAGGAGTCTTGCAAATACTGCAGCTGAGATTAGTTGGATCAGACATCTTCTTTGTGATTTGAAGATTCAAATTCCCTGTGCCCCTTTGCTTAAATGTGACAACTTGTCTGCTTTGGCATTAGCTTCTAATCCAGTCTTTCACTCCAAGATCAAGCATTTAGGCAATGACTTTCATTTTGTTCGTGAAAGGGTTCAGCGCAATGATCTTCGTCTTGAGTATGTTTCCACCACAGAACAGACTGCTGACATTTTGCTAAAGGGTTTGGCATCTCCTATTTTCAAAACTCACTGTATCAATCTCAGGCTAGTATCCCTAGCTGAGCTTGAGGGAGGGTGTTGA
- the LOC101305660 gene encoding uncharacterized protein LOC101305660, protein MGRYYLLDFNDASTPNGVTALQTRFLNSSDGFVGSCNGFLCLYNKERNRLGFFISNPITGESLALPKAMKPNDPPPIYCGPSADAITHENLAFLDSFRPKSVEELVFQSCSAFGFGFSPISDVYKVVVFTKSTLFEVKSPREFRLSRGPEKVTVLTVGSGSWRHIEDSVMGEFDHQSGIFLNGYLHWIGRTTLVGSRFIYAFCIESESFKELPLPPWTVDSNKTRCNLGVLNGCLSIIVDLDCNVNVWVMKDYGVKESWAKELDIRVEYGAASCLSTQALNFSKERQVLLLQNRLQAHIPGSRGFVGIEVDGMNSSIDASCLYVPSFVSLKVVFGDQNLEVKKDLQGKESWNKELDIILDLHSGFGSSTQVLNSTKERQVLLLQNRLQTHNIQFLLKPGRSEKLRVREAGELQQLAPNETKLGMTGTSEDQSVTSQRGQGNVKANAVDHGNAEADQQNLLCKASGLNQGIVRSKAAVVEHKQQAIRVPSKAETTHRARPMQDSASSLSSLPTQPSVSQPLTGNQFIHPITKERRPSCL, encoded by the exons ATGGGTAGGTACTATTTGCTCGACTTCAATGATGCTTCGACCCCAAACGGCGTCACAGCACTGCAAACAAGATTTCTTAATAGCAGCGACGGCTTCGTGGGATCATGCAATGGCTTCCTCTGTTTATACAACAAGGAGAGAAACCGTCTAGGTTTTTTCATTTCTAATCCCATCACCGGTGAGAGTCTAGCTCTTCCGAAAGCTATGAAGCCAAACGATCCTCCTCCCATTTACTGTGGGCCTTCTGCAGATGCCATCACTCATGAAAATTTGGCTTTTCTAGATTCTTTTCGTCCAAAGTCTGTTGAGGAACTTGTGTTTCAATCTTGTTCTGCATTTGGGTTTGGGTTTAGTCCAATAAGTGACGTTTATAAAGTAGTTGTCTTTACTAAATCAACGTTATTTGAAGTTAAGTCTCCTCGTGAGTTTCGGCTTAGTCGTGGACCTGAGAAGGTGACTGTTTTGACTGTTGGTTCTGGGAGCTGGAGACATATTGAGGACTCTGTTATGGGAGAATTTGACCATCAATCAGGAATTTTTCTTAATGGATATCTTCATTGGATCGGTAGAACTACACTGGTTGGGTCTCGTTTTATATATGCCTTTTGTATTGAAAGTGAGAGTTTCAAAGAGTTGCCACTACCACCTTGGACTGTTGATAGCAACAAAACTAGATGTAACCTTGGAGTCCTGAACGGTTGTCTCTCTATAATTGTTGATTTAGATTGTAATGTCAATGTCTGGGTGATGAAGGACTACGGTGTTAAGGAGTCTTGGGCCAAAGAACTTGACATTAGAGTGGAATATGGTGCAGCGTCTTGTTTATCTACTCAAGCTTTGAATTTTTCAAAAGAACGGCAAGTGTTGTTGTTACAGAATAGGTTGCAGGCGCATATTCCTGGAAGCAGGGGCTTTGTGGGGATTGAGGTCGATGGGATGAATTCTTCCATTGACGCTTCATGTCTCTATGTTCCAAGCTTTGTTTCGCTGAAAGTTGTCTTTGGGGATCAGAACTTGGAG GTGAAAAAGGATCTTCAAGGTAAGGAGTCCTGGAATAAAGAGCTTGACATTATATTGGATTTGCATTCAGGGTTTGGTTCTTCAACTCAAGTTTTGAATTCTACAAAGGAACGGCAGGTGTTGTTGTTACAGAATAGGTTGCAG ACTCATAATATCCAATTTCTCCTAAAGCCTGGTAGATCTGAAAAATTGAGGGTTAGAGAAGCTGGTGAGTTGCAACAACTAGCACCAAACGAGACAAAGCTCGGTATGACCGGCACTTCAGAAGACCAATCTGTCACAAGTCAACGA GGGCAAGGTAATGTGAAAGCTAATGCAGTGGATCATGGGAATGCAGAAGCAGATCAACAAAATCTGCTATGTAAAGCTAGTGGATTGAATCAAGGGATTGTGCGATCTAAAGCTGCAGTAGTTGAACATAAACAACAG GCCATTAGAGTACCAAGCAAGGCAGAAACCACACATAGAGCTCGACCAATGCAAGACTCTGCATCATCATTATCATCCCTGCCAACACAGCCATCTGTTTCACAGCCATTAACTGGAAATCAGTTTATTCATCCCATAACCAAAGAAAGAAGACCAAGTTGCCTGTAA